In Zygosaccharomyces rouxii strain CBS732 chromosome D complete sequence, one DNA window encodes the following:
- the MSH3 gene encoding mismatch repair protein MSH3 (similar to uniprot|P25336 Saccharomyces cerevisiae YCR092C MSH3 Mismatch repair protein forms dimers with Msh2p that mediate repair of insertion or deletion mutations and removal of nonhomologous DNA ends contains a PCNA (Pol30p) binding motif required for genome stability), with product MAVQPTISKFFKSVSKGDSKDNRASNNGGKPNSSTHDADGLSGPTDGTSKIDVSVNDTVKGDKKRARSAPKKNTEEFTESKEDSPENDEEEYNEEEQEEEEVQEVKPKKKKTAASRSPKTSSKLTPLDQQVKELKLKNFDKLLVVRVGYKYKCFAQDAVVASRILHIKLVPGKLTLDDSDPQDLQHKQFAYCSFPDSRINVHLVRLVTRNLKVGIVEQVETSALKKYSADSLKSTVFERKVTTTVSKATYGINNTVESDKKRILGDTSSIWALDVECHDDGTYHYWLVSVDLNNGEVIHDEFEEQKHSTSQLELRMKYLEPVELITYRNLPDAVTKVLQRANNDSLRIEDRKETVLPQLEGLKQHLNLPAETFKLISALFGCLEDYKNEELLLIASNYKPFSSKAHMLLNSNALESLDIFTNGSGKGSLFWVLDHTRTAFGYRQLREWISKPLLNRTDIEDRLDAVECVKEEINKLFFESLNQLLKNTPDLLRTLNRIAYGRTSRKEVYFFLKQLSLFGGHFSAHSVYINSEIRSSNGALYHRSKLLATLFQEMADFLDNSPMPYLMSMINVSAVMEKDMEKHVTGFFNLNNYDNSEVIIQRQREIGAVQDELTEELHRVQKMLGRPYLKYKDEVEYLIEVRNSQLKNLPPDWVKVNNTKMVSRFHTPITIKLVERLQYHKDMLYNEAEAEYRRFLQKITKEYQPLKKFIRNIGNYDSLLALAATSCNANYVRPIFTDEKQCINAVNARNPVIESLDVNYVSNDIKMSEKDGKVLIITGPNMGGKSSYVRQVAFLVLLAQIGSFVPADHLELSIFDNIFTRIGAYDNLLRGESTFKVELLEVMQIIKNSTSNSLLLLDEVGRGTSTEDGKAIAFTVLQYFLTMNGCPFILFTTHYSMSGLPNPAILRHYHMDFVEERKPGENWPSVVFLYKLKEGFAHNSYGLNVARLANLDRDIINRAYEISEHMRADYERIQNLELSWRIKKILSSPSISMNQKVAKLIDLNAK from the coding sequence TAAACCCAACAGCAGCACACATGACGCTGATGGGTTGTCTGGACCAACTGATGGAACCAGTAAGATCGACGTCTCTGTCAATGATACTGTGAAAGGTGATAAGAAAAGAGCTAGATCAGCTCCCAAGAAGAACACTGAGGAGTTCACTGAATCTAAGGAGGATTCTCCAGAAaatgatgaggaagagtataatgaagaggaacaagaggaagaagaagtacaAGAGGTAAAAcctaagaagaagaaaactgCAGCTAGTAGATCACCtaaaacttcatcaaaattGACACCATTGGATCAGCAAGTAAAAGAActcaaattgaagaatttcgATAAATTATTAGTGGTTAGAGTTGGGTATAAGTACAAATGTTTTGCACAAGACGCTGTCGTGGCAAGTAGAATTTTGCACATTAAACTAGTACCTGGGAAATTGACTCTTGATGATTCGGACCCACAGGACCTACAACATAAACAGTTTGCCTATTGTTCTTTCCCTGATTCCAGAATAAATGTACATCTTGTGAGACTGGTTACTCgaaatttgaaagttgGTATAGTAGAACAGGTTGAAACTAGCgcattaaaaaaatattctGCTGATTCTCTGAAAAGTACCGTTTTTGAACGTAAGGTGACTACTACGGTGTCAAAGGCTACCTATGGTATCAATAATACCGTTGAGTCCGATAAAAAACGTATCTTGGGTGATACCAGTAGTATTTGGGCATTGGATGTAGAATGTCATGATGATGGTACATACCATTACTGGTTAGTCTCTGTTGATCTTAACAATGGTGAAGTGATTCATGACGAGTTCGAAGAACAGAAGCATAGTACAAGTCAACTGGAACTTAGgatgaaatatttggaacCTGTTGAACTTATAACGTATCGAAACTTACCAGATGCAGTTACAAAGGTGCTTCAGAGAGCAAATAACGACTCTCTTAGAATAGAGGACCGGAAAGAGACAGTTTTACCGCAATTAGAAGGACTAAAACAGCATCTGAATTTACCCGCTGAAACTTTCAAACTTATATCAGCATTGTTTGGCTGTCTGGAGGATTATAAGAATGAAGAACTTCTATTAATTGCCTCTAATTATAAGCCATTTTCCTCAAAGGCTCACATGTTACTCAATTCTAATGCATTGGAAAGTCTGGACATTTTCACAAATGGTAGTGGTAAAGGATCTCTATTTTGGGTTTTGGATCACACAAGGACGGCATTTGGTTATAGACAATTGAGGGAATGGATTTCGAAACCTCTGTTAAACAGAACTGATATAGAAGATCGGTTGGATGCCGTTGAATgtgttaaagaagaaatcaacAAGCTGTTCTTTGAATCATTGAATCAACTCCTCAAAAATACCCCAGATCTACTAAGAACTTTAAATCGCATTGCATATGGTAGAACTTCTCGTAAAGAAGTCTACTTTTTTCTCAAGCAGTTGTCACTATTTGGAGGGCATTTTTCTGCCCACTCTGTTTACATTAACTCTGAGATCAGATCTTCAAATGGTGCTCTCTATCATAGGTCAAAATTATTGGCCACACTCTTCCAAGAAATGGCAGATTTTTTGgataattcaccaatgcCTTATTTGATGTCCATGATAAACGTATCTGCAGTAATGGAAAAGGACATGGAAAAGCACGTCACAggatttttcaacttaAACAACTACGATAATTCTGAAGTTATCATCCAGCGACAGAGGGAGATCGGGGCCGTTCAGGATGAATTGACTGAAGAGTTACATAGAGTTCAAAAGATGCTGGGTCGTCCCTACCTAAAATATAAGGATGAAGTTGAATATTTGATTGAAGTGAGGAATTCTCAACTTAAAAATTTACCCCCTGACTGGGTCAAGGTTAATAACACTAAGATGGTAAGCAGATTTCACACTCCAATTACTATAAAATTGGTGGAAAGATTGCAGTACCACAAGGACATGTTATACAATGAAGCGGAAGCAGAATATAGAAGGTTTTTACAAAAGATCACTAAAGAATATCaaccattgaaaaaatttatcCGTAACATCGGAAATTATGACTCTTTACTAGCGTTAGCAGCCACTTCATGTAATGCAAATTATGTTCGTCCCATTTTTACGGATGAGAAGCAATGCATTAATGCCGTCAACGCACGGAACCCTGTCATTGAATCTCTCGATGTTAATTATGTTTCCAATGATATTAAGATGTCAGAGAAGGATGGTAAAGTTCTCATTATAACTGGTCCTAATATGGGTGGTAAATCTTCGTACGTCAGGCAAGTGGCATTTTTAGTCCTGCTTGCTCAAATTGGATCATTTGTTCCTGCAGATCATTTGGAATTAAGCATTTTTGATAATATATTCACAAGAATTGGAGCCTATGACAACTTACTTCGTGGTGAATCCACTTTCAAAGTGGAGCTATTAGAGGTCATGCAGATTATTAAGAATAGCACAAGTAACTCACTACTACTGTTAGATGAAGTGGGTAGAGGGACTTCCACTGAAGATGGTAAGGCTATTGCCTTTACTGTTCTGCAGTATTTTTTAACTATGAATGGATGTccttttattcttttcacgACTCATTACTCCATGTCAGGATTACCCAATCCTGCCATACTGCGACATTACCATATGGATTTTGTGGAAGAGAGGAAACCAGGTGAAAATTGGCCCAGTGTAGTATTTctttacaaattgaaagaaggATTTGCACATAATTCTTATGGTTTAAATGTTGCCAGATTGGCTAACCTTGATAGAGACATTATAAACAGAGCCTATGAAATTTCAGAACATATGAGAGCTGATTATGAGCgtattcaaaatttggaattgtCTTGGagaatcaagaagattCTATCGAGCCCATCAATTTCGATGAATCAAAAAGTCGCGAAGCTAATAGATTTAAATGCAAAATAG